Below is a genomic region from Castanea sativa cultivar Marrone di Chiusa Pesio chromosome 2, ASM4071231v1.
AGAAGGAAACTTTATTGGCCCTGTTTGCCTTCTTCCCAGTGAAGGGACAGATCCTACCTGGAAAAATAAACCAAGTTAGGAGATAAGTTCTGAAAAAAGGCACTAAATTGGTCATCAATGGTAAAAACTAATCACTGTTAGAAGCATAGCAAGTCATATAAGTACATACGACTACATTTTTGGATAATATTATCAAGAAATACTACATctttcacattttaaaaacatatcaaataaaatatgtgaGCAACTGTTACAATGCAAGCCATAAACACATATTACAGAACCAATTTCACATAAATTTCTTCAGCATAAAGCTCAAACTCAACCCCATATGTATTCCATTGAGCCATAAAATTATAAGCTTATGCATGAATTCATAGATTTACTAGGCTTATTCAAAATATCCCCCCTAAATCCAATCCAACAAGTAAAGATTACTAGTACAAGCTTACTAGTAATCGCAAAACCAAGTCAAACTAGTAGTACAAGCTTCATTGAGGCTTGTTCATTCCAATTTCTATCAGCAAGCCTTGCATATACAAAGCAGGGTACTAGCACAAGTAGTATGTGGAAGAAAATCAATGATTTTATATCACTCAAGGGTTTTCTAAATTCCACAAAAAGATAACCCTTTCCATACATAATAATGTTCAAGCATATAGATTTTGTTAACTTCATTACCTACACAAAATTTATGACGAAAAGGCTCACTCCAACTTGATTATCCTTCCCCTAGTACACATAAACATTAGACACCAACTTGCTTTAGGTTTCACTTCCCTAGACCACCAACGTGGTTCGCGCGTAATTGCGTGCACAttgaaataaattcaaaatttaaaaaaaaatatatatatatatatagtcttgaAGAACTCTGGATACCCACATtagctaccaaaaaaaaaaaagtgaatggcCCTAAGGGAAAATGGAAAGATCTAAACCAGTAACCTCAGGTTCATGACTCACCGGCCAATTGTGATATCCATTgggtaaaaaaaagaagtatctATTCTATAAGCTAATTCAACCTAGAgactatataaaatttaaaaccttgaaattttttactaGTGGGCATTCCTAAAACAAGAAGAAATTTGGGTTAcataaacaaaatatgttgttatgcGAGTTGAAAATGTATAATTTAGCTACGACTACAAAATTTAATGATTAATCAGCATTGCGTGGTTGACAACATATATGTACACAACACAAGTGATTAATCCAAAAcatgtgaaaataataatattgagAAGTTTACGGGCAACAATAGGTTGAAGAGGAGGTGTGAAAGGTGGAGCAGTGATAGAGTGAGAGAGGTTGTAATCTGAGATTTTGGTTCCGCTCAATTGGGAGGTCAGGAACCCTAGCTCGGACACCGCCTGCGCCTGCGCCTTGGTCCTGGGGCTAAAAACTGGTGCTCCTGTTCTGCGGAAACATAGAGTGGAAGTGGAAGTGTTTCCAAAACACACTGCCGATGCTGCCATTGcttcactttctctctctctctctctctctctctctctctctaagtttGAATGGATAACGAATTAAACGAGATTAGCAGATACAgcctcttattttcttttcttctttttctttttttcacattCACAGAGGGTTTGCTACTTGCAAGCTACTTTGCCCAAGCTGGCATATGAGGCCCAGCCCAGGATTGGTTTTGACCACAAAGTACCGGACAAGAAAATTGTATTTGTACCAACacatttaacaaaattttcatgctaatttgtttcttggtctttgcccaaaaaaaaaaaaaaaaaaaaagaccactCGCTAGTCGCTAACCCCTATAatgcacaaaattttttaacataatatgattttttctctctatacataatatgccaaaattttaatgaagtgtttataatctaaattcaattaaaaatatatttaaaatgggATGTTTAAAACGCCTCAAAAAGGTGTATCAAGTCAACTGTATGGTCCATATTGATCTGGTCAGCGTCTACTTAGTTTAGCAATGTAAGCTGATTAATCAATATAGTAATCCTCGAAAGAAATGTTCACTGACCCCtcacattaaaatttattgttctaACAAGAAACCATCACATTTTAAATATCCCTAGGTCCCTACTCAAACTCCCACCCATACCTAGTCAATTCCAAACCTTGCTTTTGAATTGACAAGTCATTTGGTGAAGGCAACAAAATAGCATGTCATACTTGATAAATAGATGACATTATTGTTAGTGTATGCCTATTTAATTTGAGTGCAGCATGCATGCCCTTGTGATTTTAATCACACCTACCAATCAAGCTCTTTGCTTAGAATGATTTTTAGAATGTAAAAGAGATGAGATAAAATGAGATAGATAATtaattttcccccttttttagtaagaaaggaaaaatgggATGGAAAATGGGGTGAGTCGTTTTCCCTCTTGATCCACAAATTTTAATCCCTccaaattaagaagaaaagtGCAAAGAAAATATaggagaaaaaatattattattttaacccTCTTTTAAAAActaatgtaaaaaaattaaaacaaaataaattgcttcttatatatagtagggataaaataataaattgcaaCAAATCACTATTTCTTTCCTCGCATTTTTCTTTCCAACTAAGTAAAGGAAagaaacaactattttatgatttatatcCTCTCAATTTTCTACCGTCCTACCAGAAAATTAGTATCTTCTCCTACTCCCATTTGTCCATTCTACCAAAGAGCCATTCACTAACAGTGTGAAACGAACAATTAGATGGTTATGCATCATGATTAAAATGGATACATATTCATTCCGCTATCTAAGATTCTAAATGATCCACGATAATTAGTGATTATAAGTAATCTACGGGTGGCGAGAAAGTGTCTAGtatcacaacaaacaaaaacttaaaagtcCGATTTGAAGTAAAACCACTGCAATTGGGAAACACAATTATTTGCTATGAGATACTATGACTGTTTCTGGTCCAAATCAATGGAGAGATTTTCCACCATCATTTGATCAGATGGTTTCAATCTGAGCTATAAAGTATAAGGCACTGCACAGGCTTTGCGTATACAATTTTAATTCTAAACAAAGGAGCAGCAAGCTAGAACAATCCATCAAACCTCTCCCACAGCATCTGGTTCTCAGCTCAAGTGGTAATTGGTAAATCAGAGGAATAGAATTTCAACTTGCCCAGAAGCAacccagaaaacaaaaataataataataataataatctataatCAAGCAAAATGGACCACCATCTCAACTCGGTGCATGAATCCATTTTTAATTTCCAAGAGCATTAAGAAATTGACATAAGACTGTTCATGGGACAAACCAAGCTAAACAAatctaaaggaaaaaaagtagCTCTAGAAATGAAGTTAGTACATGCAGTAAGCAGCACCTAAATACCATTTAGATCAGTAGCCCACACCCTTCCCATCATCATCCTTTGTATATAGTAACAGAGACATTCAGACAAATAATCTCAGAGCTCAAGCAGTATCCAATGAAGAGCTTGGTGATTAGCTGAAGCCAAGCTCCTCACTACGCAGCCAATATGAAGCAATTTCGTTAGATTTCTGCATCCATGTCTATACAGTGTGCACCACGGCCAAAAcactaaaacatatatatttggatccaaaattttgaaattaaccAATGACTGAGCCCTGCCACATAAAGTAACCAATACCAAATGTGCGCTGAGGACCCAGAAGTCAGATTCATCTTCCAGTGGTTGAAGAGACAGGACATTGTACCCAGTAGTCTCACCAATTGCAGTTGTCCAAACATATTCATTTTGGAAACCTCAACCGGTAAAGATCAAGAGCAACAAACTCCACTGTCACAATCCGGTCATCAAAAAGGCGTCCATGCAAACAATGTGCTGCCACACAAGAGGCTTCTCTTCTTCCATACTCCACAAAAACACACCCCAGCTCAAATACATGTCCAATATCACAATCCTGTTCCTCGTTCTCACCCCTCTCAGCGGCAGCTGATTCAGTAGCCACAATGCCATCCAATCCAACAGAAGCTTCCTGTAACTTATTATCAGCTTCCCCCAAAGTTGACTGATCTTCAACAATTAATTTGTTTTCCAAGCTAGTGTCCTTTGCTTCAGTAATATCAGCAACCTTTTCATCATGACAATCCGATTGATTCTGACAGTTCAGCTGGTTCGTGAGTTCTTCAGGAACACCATCTGATATGTTCTCATAGTCCTGAACAACCACGTTACTATCAAGCAGACCCATTTGGCATGAATTGTTCTCTCCATTATCATCGGCAGGTCCATCATCATTGAAGCAAGTACTTCTCAAAATTAATTCATCTTCTTTGAGTTCTTTGATATCACCAAGAAAGTCTGCCTCACTAATTTTCCCAGTATCATGGTCATCATCTTTTCTTGAAGtttctgtttctgttttttCGTCATCATGAGATAAATCTTGCCAGGCCCCAGCAGATTCCCCATTGTCAACAACTTCACATGTCCCCAAGGTGCTCATGTGACTGTTGCTCTGCTTGACAACTTTAACAGATTTCACAGTGCCAAACCTGCAGGATTTATCTTATGTAAATATGAGTCAatctaaaaacacaaaagagtaagggcctgtttggttgTAAAGAAAATTCTGAAACATTGTTAAAttagtagaataatataataataaatttaaaaaaaaaaaaagtttataaatttcAACGCTTTGTTTATCATAAACTGAGAACAAAAAACAGAAGTCAACATCATTTAGATGTTATCTGAAAATTGGCTTTTGAAAAGTAGTTCTctgagaactttttttttttttggggagaggGGGGAACCAAACAGGCCTTATTCAAATGGAAAACAGTTTTATCAGGACCTTGCACACTCCAACCGTATATCTTCAAGAACTTCTTCAACTTCTGGCTCGGGCAGCAATAACAGACCCTCAGGATTGAACTAATTCtcataggaaaaaaagaagattagATTGACAAAGTAGATATTATTTTGTAGGATATTTGGAAGATTCATGATAATATGTaattaacccccccccccccccccaagccCAAAAAAATGTCCCCAAGActagaaaaaaaagtaaactatACTGCAGAAACCCTACCACATTTTTAAGCTTTAGAACTTCTGTGGGCTGTTTGAGAAGTGGCTTTGCATGCTCGGGGATCCCATAGCAAATAGAATTCCCACCATTTTCCTACCATATGTTATTCTCTAGGTCAGTATACATCTCCATAAAAACATTAAACAGATAATAAAATGGGAGTAGGCTACCTCCCATTACATAGCCCACATACCCACCACAAAAATAATTAGGATTGTGTTGCatctcaattaattttttgatagaaGGAACATGGTGATGTTTATTACCAGAAACAATGCATCACAAATAGCTTGAACTACTGTAAGTACTCGCCCTCCCAACTTCATTCCATTCAAACCAGCACAAGCTTTGGGAGTGACTGATTGATCTACATACTGATAGGGTATACAAAAGTTAGAAGACACCCAAAAGGTCAGAAGAAAAGGTAGTTTCACTCAAATAAGGAAAGCTGAAGAGAATCTAACATTCAAGATTTCATATAGATGCATACATCAAAGTTCTAAGTGATCCTGATAAATCCACCAACATATTTGTCTGTTGcaaagaaattgatatttataGACATGACTAAAATAGACACAATTGAATAAGAGGTAACTAAGCTTAAATACAATGACATAAAATTTAGATTGTTCCTTCATCAGACTTTCCAACTAATGAAGCAAAGTAAAGACCAAGCACATTAAGTCAATATAGGCATTGGTGTCCAACAATGTGAAAAACATGGCCAACtcaactttaaaaattaaaaattataaaaattataaataaataaaaaataaaaaaaaacgcTTGAATGCAGCATATGCAACTAAAAATGTCTCCAAAAAGCATGCACATCAGAGTCTAACACCACATAAGTAGAAGTATTTTTGTTACATAGGCAGAACACAAATAagatcaaaataattattttgggAGTGATTATTATAGTAACCAGCCAGTGTAATGTAGGAGAATTTAAGCCCAAAGGCAAAGAAATGCCCCTTAGTtcattgtcttttatttttctatattatgTTTAATTGATTATTATACATTGActgttttaaaagaaaatgttacTAAAATGTGACTTTTAATGAAGAAGATGCTTAGGATTTAATAGTTATATGTGAGATGTAGAGTTAGGATTCTAGAGTTACTAAAAGCTATTATAAATAACCTCTTTGAGTCAATGTAGACAGCCTTTCTTATCTAACCTATGAATCTTCACAACCTTTTTTAAGTCATTATAGACAACATTTTCTTATCTAACTTATAAAATTCcatatttaaatatttcttGGGCTCTTTGAGCTGAGAGATCCATGTTTTGGTGTTTCAATCCCATTTTCTTCCTCTAGCTATAATCTTGTTTATTGCTGGAAATTTCTTCACAAACCCTTCTTTTACACCATATCTAAGTTCTCCTCAAtgtatcaagtggtatcagaacAAACTATTTTTCGTAAAGCAACCACAATCCTTGGGACATACTAGAAGGTGGACTTGAGAATGACGTAGAACATGTAGCCCAAGGCAGATTGAAGAATCAATTGGTAGGTGTGTGCAGTTGAACTgaaggatgaaatttttttttttttttttttatagatttataCCATAGACTAGGATTCTCCACTGATCTATGATGTCTACTTTAATGATGGTGATTTAAATGTGAATACTTATACATATTAGAGAAACTATTCAAGAGAGTGATGCACACCAAGTATTCGATGCAAGTCTTctgataattcaataattggtaGTGGGGGGATTTGAACACGGATGTGTTTGTAGGAAACAACAAGAGATGGCAGTTGAGCTAAAAGGCTCTTGGCAAGTATTCGATGCAAGTCTTAATGgttttcttttggaaatggaAGGTTTACATAAACATGctgatttgaataattttacttggaaagatgtgaattttaataattttctattgaCATAATGTTGAATCATGAGaatctttatttttatgaagAGAAAGATAAAAGATTTGATTGTGATTAGGAAGAACTTTTATGGAGCAAGACTATAATTGATAGGATTCAAGATATGCAAGGACAAGATAGAGCCAATTTTTATAACAAAGTTTTATGGTGCTAGGGTGATGGTAATTTAATATATGAAACTTGTTCATGTTACAAATAGGAGAAAGGTTCTCAAGCTTATTGAAAATATCAAGTACCTCACAAGAGTTacaatatcataataaatactAGACTTTGTATTAAATAGATAGATAAGCAATCATCAAGACCGAAATTTAGATTATGAGAATCTTGTTTGTATTATCTATAGCACATCTGCCATACCCCACAATGACATAAAAGTCTCAttcaaaatgagaaagaaagaaaaagttgtgAATGCAATCACTGCTTTAACATCTTTATTATACAGAATTTATTAGAAACAAAAGTATAGAGGTACAGACTGCTGTATTACCTCAAGAAAAGCACAGCGCTCACTGAGCTCTTCGTTGACCTCAAAGTGGTAGGTCTTCAAAGGTCCAAAGACACTTACGATCTCCATAAGCTGGAAAGCAGAATAAAAAGGCTAGTCACTAAAGATATCCACTTACAAGGgataaataataacaacaacaacaacaataataataataacataaaaaattgaaacatattACCATTTTTGATGAAATAAGCTTTGAAATTCCACCAATGAATATCTGCAGAGACAGATCATAGAAAAAGGATAATAACATACACAACCACAAAGTTAATAAGGGAAtaccaagaaacaaaaaaaataagcgTATATAAAATACAAAGAGAAATCCAAAAGATTCAGATATGCAATCTGTCTTGAAGCTCTAGAACATGTATATCATGTCAACAAAAAACCTCAGCATACTTCTGACAGCTGGTAATGCTGTAAATGCTTCTCACATCTATTGATATTGATGATGACCCTCATTAAAGTATAATTATATGTGTGAATAAAGAGAGGTAAAGAAAATACATGAACCTTTGAATCACAGGGAAAGAAGTCTGTTCTTGAGTAAAACATACATGACACCTTGGGCAATTACAACAAGCACAAAAACATTCTGCAACAATTGTGCGACCCTAGAAATACATTAacaaagagaatatatatatccAACTAAAAGCATGACATAATCAGGAATGAGAAATCTTTTCAAAGTGAATATATATGGAAATATGTTAACAATTTAacatagtaaaaaaatttataggtaacataaaaacaaaaagaaacatacaaaaagGTAAAACCAAGAAGGAAAATGGAAGTTTCCTATTATACAATGAAGACATTAAAAGTTTCATCACTTCTGTATGAAACTATGTACTGCAACTCCATTGTATATAAACTTAAGTTTACTATTAGTTCACTTGGTAAATGGAAGCTGCACTATGTGATATAAAGTCGGTAACAATGTATAGGGGTGTCTTCCCATACATCAAGTTATCACATATATAAATAGAATTC
It encodes:
- the LOC142626371 gene encoding large ribosomal subunit protein bL28c; protein product: MAASAVCFGNTSTSTLCFRRTGAPVFSPRTKAQAQAVSELGFLTSQLSGTKISDYNLSHSITAPPFTPPLQPIVARRICPFTGKKANRANKVSFSNHKTKKLQFVNLQYKRIWWEAGKRYVKLRLSTKALKTIEKNGLDAVAKKAGIDLRKE